A window of Pedobacter lusitanus contains these coding sequences:
- a CDS encoding sensor histidine kinase — MKVKNRLSLQFTFMFAILLLVVLTGIYLLVEHNRLKSFMNKLDERAVIVAQFYLAEDNLSKDIFKQVARKFPQSLTHESIRVYDDKFNSKFTRDDSISWKHDFLATIVRKKSLHARQGDTQITGIYYPDNSGNFIVVVSAIDDRGLHDMQQLRLIMSVFFVSSLFITFFIGRIFASISLQPIVSITGNLKRIRASSLHHRLPVRVTKTDETDNLSSAINQLLEHLEQSFESQKSFVANASHELRTPITSILGEAEITLMKDRKPEEYKHALQEIVGSVERLNYIINSLMELMQTNLDNKDFQHIRIDELIWEIADELAFKTSNDQIKIVYNLPDDQSKRTLQGNRQLLFIAISNILKNAIKFSEGQEVLCTVSYDNRRMAITVRDRGIGIHENDIKKIFQPFYRSANALNFSGYGIGLSLTNNIIRQHNGSIEVKSILGQGTVFSLYLPVS, encoded by the coding sequence ATGAAAGTCAAGAACAGGTTATCGCTGCAGTTTACATTTATGTTCGCCATTTTGCTTCTGGTAGTACTGACAGGCATTTATCTGCTGGTTGAACATAATCGTTTAAAATCCTTTATGAATAAGCTCGATGAAAGAGCTGTGATTGTTGCGCAGTTCTATCTTGCTGAAGATAACCTGTCAAAAGATATATTCAAACAGGTAGCCAGAAAGTTTCCGCAGTCGCTTACCCATGAATCAATCCGGGTTTATGATGATAAATTCAATTCCAAGTTTACCCGAGACGATTCTATTAGCTGGAAGCATGATTTCCTAGCTACAATAGTCAGGAAAAAGTCACTTCATGCCAGGCAGGGCGATACCCAGATTACCGGAATTTATTATCCGGATAACTCAGGTAATTTTATAGTCGTTGTTTCTGCAATTGACGATAGAGGTCTGCATGATATGCAGCAGCTGAGGCTGATTATGTCTGTTTTTTTTGTCAGCTCCCTTTTCATCACCTTTTTTATAGGCCGTATTTTTGCCAGTATTTCCCTGCAGCCTATTGTCTCGATCACAGGAAATCTGAAAAGGATCAGAGCTTCAAGTTTACATCACAGGTTGCCTGTACGGGTGACTAAAACAGATGAAACTGATAATTTGTCTTCGGCCATTAATCAGTTGCTGGAACATCTGGAGCAATCTTTTGAAAGCCAGAAATCTTTTGTGGCTAATGCCTCGCATGAATTACGGACACCGATAACTTCTATTCTGGGCGAAGCAGAGATTACTTTAATGAAAGACCGCAAGCCTGAAGAATATAAACATGCACTTCAGGAGATCGTAGGCAGTGTAGAAAGATTAAATTATATCATTAACAGCTTAATGGAGCTGATGCAGACCAATCTGGATAATAAAGACTTTCAGCATATCAGGATAGATGAGCTGATCTGGGAAATTGCAGACGAGCTGGCTTTTAAGACCAGTAATGATCAGATTAAGATCGTATATAACTTACCGGATGATCAATCTAAAAGAACGCTGCAGGGTAACCGGCAGTTATTATTTATAGCAATAAGTAATATCCTTAAGAATGCCATCAAGTTTTCAGAAGGGCAGGAGGTTTTATGTACTGTGAGTTATGATAACCGCCGGATGGCAATTACCGTAAGAGACCGGGGTATTGGTATCCATGAAAATGATATTAAAAAAATATTCCAGCCTTTTTACCGCTCTGCCAATGCTTTGAATTTTTCAGGATATGGAATTGGTCTTTCGCTAACCAATAATATTATCAGGCAGCATAACGGCTCTATTGAGGTAAAATCCATATTAGGGCAGGGCACTGTATTTTCTCTTTATTTGCCGGTGAGTTGA
- a CDS encoding efflux RND transporter periplasmic adaptor subunit: MYNYKLLALAAALGTSALLFPGCTRQTEKPLDTKFKVTDSLLNSLVTDTVKEASALSEITLTGTIAPDENKMAKIYPMVSGITRDVHVLLGDVVSKGQTLATMRSTEVAGFSKDMISSEADLRNTKRIMESTQDMYKSGLASGKDLEQARSDYQKAMAEHNRASSVMSINHSDSRGYVIKAPISGYVVEKNVTGNMQVRADNSQNLFTIADLSSVYILINIYESDITSVQTGYPVKITTLAYPGKVFTGHIDKVYNMIDPDMKVMRARVKIENPGNLLKPQMFANVVVSAKSNQDLPVINTRAIVLDNDRNYVIVRDGKAGVHIQPITISKRLEDHAYISSGLKPGDQIIASRQLFLYESLKK, translated from the coding sequence ATGTACAACTATAAATTATTAGCTCTTGCAGCTGCTTTGGGTACATCTGCACTACTGTTTCCCGGTTGCACCCGTCAGACAGAGAAGCCGCTCGATACTAAATTCAAAGTGACAGACAGTTTGCTGAACAGCCTGGTTACGGATACGGTTAAAGAAGCAAGTGCACTCTCTGAAATTACACTCACAGGGACTATCGCACCCGATGAAAATAAAATGGCCAAAATCTACCCGATGGTCAGCGGGATAACCCGGGATGTACATGTTTTACTCGGAGATGTGGTTTCCAAAGGTCAGACACTGGCTACCATGCGCAGTACAGAAGTAGCTGGTTTTTCAAAAGATATGATCAGTTCAGAAGCTGATTTGCGCAATACCAAAAGAATAATGGAATCAACTCAGGATATGTATAAAAGCGGGCTGGCTTCCGGCAAGGATCTCGAACAGGCCAGGTCTGATTATCAGAAAGCGATGGCAGAACATAACCGCGCAAGTTCAGTGATGTCTATCAATCACAGCGATAGCCGCGGTTATGTGATCAAGGCACCGATCAGCGGTTATGTCGTTGAAAAAAACGTTACCGGGAATATGCAGGTACGGGCTGACAATAGCCAGAACCTGTTTACTATTGCCGATTTATCCTCAGTTTATATACTGATCAATATTTATGAATCTGACATCACCAGCGTACAGACAGGTTATCCTGTTAAAATCACTACGCTGGCCTATCCGGGTAAAGTTTTTACCGGTCATATAGATAAAGTTTACAATATGATTGATCCCGACATGAAAGTGATGCGCGCCAGGGTGAAAATAGAGAATCCGGGTAATCTGTTAAAGCCGCAAATGTTTGCCAATGTGGTGGTGAGTGCAAAATCCAATCAGGATTTACCTGTGATCAATACCCGCGCGATTGTGCTGGATAATGACCGCAATTATGTTATTGTCAGAGATGGGAAAGCAGGCGTGCATATCCAGCCCATCACGATCAGTAAAAGATTGGAAGATCATGCCTATATCAGCTCAGGTCTAAAACCAGGTGACCAGATCATTGCTTCCAGACAGCTGTTCCTGTATGAATCGCTGAAAAAATAA
- a CDS encoding response regulator produces the protein MNILMIEDEPKVAAFIKKGLEEQLNTVTVAYDGNMGCKMALENDYELIILDVILPYVNGMEVCKQIRQLKKEVPILMLSALNTVSDKVQGLENGADDYLTKPFHFAELLARIKALGRRRDQVLPGTVFKIDDLEMDCYKKTVTRKGKNIILSAKEFTLLEVLMANKERVLSRVYIAEAVWGISFNRGTNLIDVYINYLRTKIDKGFDKQLIHTVIGMGYVIKG, from the coding sequence ATGAATATTTTAATGATTGAAGACGAACCAAAGGTTGCTGCATTTATTAAAAAGGGACTGGAAGAACAATTGAATACTGTGACAGTTGCTTATGATGGAAATATGGGTTGTAAAATGGCTCTGGAGAATGATTATGAGCTGATTATTCTGGATGTTATTCTGCCATACGTCAATGGGATGGAGGTTTGTAAACAGATCCGCCAGTTGAAAAAGGAAGTCCCTATTCTCATGTTATCTGCATTAAATACAGTAAGCGATAAGGTACAGGGGCTTGAAAATGGTGCCGATGACTATCTGACCAAACCTTTTCATTTTGCAGAGCTGCTGGCAAGGATTAAGGCTTTAGGCCGCCGCAGGGATCAGGTGCTGCCGGGTACAGTTTTTAAAATAGATGATCTGGAAATGGATTGCTATAAAAAGACAGTGACGCGTAAAGGTAAAAATATCATCCTGTCAGCAAAGGAATTCACTTTACTTGAAGTCCTGATGGCCAATAAAGAGCGTGTGCTTTCCAGGGTATATATTGCCGAAGCTGTGTGGGGTATTTCATTTAACAGAGGCACGAATCTGATTGACGTTTATATTAATTATCTGAGAACAAAAATTGATAAAGGCTTTGACAAGCAACTGATACATACTGTAATCGGAATGGGTTACGTCATCAAAGGATAA
- a CDS encoding helix-turn-helix transcriptional regulator: MNYTQINPPDSLKNYIRYCWVLKSTGTDPAVKVFRTMADGCPGLLFQPSANGILYKNTDKLPETLLFGQSTKYTILNLAGSFNTLGIYFYPNALQSIFGVNAMELTDSCMDLNLLAEKNDFYLKELLLTTNDSNEQLEILFSYLNFQIRKNNRQVNLPMEYALSSMITSNGNIPLKMIQDYLRLSERSLERKFKEYIGISPKLFSRICRFQASLSQLRNHDYDKFSDIAYGNNYADQSHFIRSFKEFAGFSPFQYQKQAREVVQNLSELI, encoded by the coding sequence ATGAACTATACGCAGATCAATCCTCCTGATTCACTCAAAAACTATATCAGGTATTGCTGGGTACTGAAAAGTACCGGGACGGACCCTGCTGTGAAAGTTTTCAGGACAATGGCAGATGGCTGTCCGGGGTTGCTTTTTCAGCCTTCAGCAAATGGAATTCTCTACAAAAACACTGATAAATTACCTGAAACCCTGCTTTTTGGTCAGAGCACAAAATATACGATATTAAATTTAGCAGGTAGTTTTAACACACTGGGCATCTATTTTTATCCCAACGCACTGCAATCCATATTTGGTGTTAACGCAATGGAGTTGACCGATTCCTGTATGGATCTGAATTTACTGGCAGAAAAAAATGACTTTTACCTGAAAGAACTACTGCTAACCACAAATGATAGCAATGAACAGCTGGAAATATTATTTTCCTATCTGAATTTTCAGATCCGGAAAAATAACAGGCAGGTTAACCTGCCGATGGAATATGCGTTATCCAGTATGATTACTTCAAATGGAAATATTCCGCTAAAAATGATACAGGATTATTTACGGCTTTCGGAAAGAAGCCTGGAAAGAAAATTTAAAGAATATATTGGAATTTCTCCAAAATTATTTTCCAGAATCTGTCGTTTTCAGGCTTCATTAAGCCAGTTAAGAAATCACGATTATGATAAGTTTTCTGATATCGCCTATGGCAACAATTATGCTGATCAATCTCATTTTATCCGTTCATTTAAAGAATTTGCGGGCTTCTCCCCTTTTCAATATCAAAAACAAGCCAGAGAAGTTGTTCAGAATCTCTCTGAATTAATTTAG
- a CDS encoding efflux RND transporter permease subunit, with translation MNKVIKTVLAFALKNKFFIFFMTFLLLIGGYFSFKSIAIDAFPDVTNTSVTIITQWPGRSAEEVEKFVTRPLEIAMNPTQKKTTIRSSSLFGLSVVKVTFEDDVDYAFARLQINNHLGDADLPDGAKPNVSPPYGPTGEIFRYTLSSNKKSVRELKTLEEWVVEREIRSVPGVADVNSFGGETKAYQITIDPEKAVQYGVSALQLYEAVSKSNINVGGDVIEQSGQAYVVRGIGLLNNISEIKNIIVDNVKGTPIYVKNIAEVTESRLPALGQVGRDGDPDVVEGIVVMRKGENTSDVIRDLKLKVNELNSTILPDGVKIDTFYDREDLVDFATHTVLHNMAEGIVFVTVIVFLFMADWRTTVIVAVVIPLALLFAFICLRLKGMSANLLSMGAIDFGIIIDGAVVMMEGIFVVLDHRAKKEGMDKFNKLSKLGMIKEACLVNGKGIFFAKLIIIVGLLPIFSFEKVEGKMFSPLAWTLGFALLGALILTFTLVPVMASVLLKKNVREKHNIFVEWITRNSMRLFNICFKGRKIAFPVAMIILAVSLFCFKFLGTEFLPQLNEGSIYVRATGPLSTSLGESVKLANDMRKTFRSFPEVRQVISQTGRPDDGTDATGFYNIEFHVDLYPQDQWKKKESKASLIERMQQKLAFYPGIDLNFSQPISDNVEEAVSGVKGSIVIKLFGDNFKFIEEKEEKIFQIMKGVKGVEDLGIMRNLGQPELQINLNQEKMALYGVTTADANAVIETAIGGKAATQIYEGERKFDLRIRYPENFRNNAAAIGDLRVPTLSGNKVPLREIAEIRKLVGPSMIYRDKHKRYGAIKFSVRGRDMGSTIKEAQDKVNAQVKLPKGYSMEWAGDFENQQRATTRLTQVVPVSILLIFFILFILFGTIKDSLLVLNNVPFAIVGGIFALMLTGINFSISSGIGFIALFGICVQNGVILITKFKSNIKEMRHNHPEWTFIDALRIGVESRIRPVVMTAMMAAIGLLPAAMSTGIGSETSRPLATVVIGGLISDTLFNLFIFPIVFYWAYRNKVNRQDKPYTIAAS, from the coding sequence ATGAATAAAGTAATCAAAACTGTACTTGCATTTGCCCTAAAGAATAAGTTCTTCATTTTCTTTATGACATTTCTACTGCTGATCGGCGGCTATTTCAGCTTTAAAAGTATCGCTATCGACGCATTTCCGGATGTAACCAATACCTCTGTCACTATTATTACCCAATGGCCGGGCAGAAGTGCCGAAGAGGTGGAGAAGTTTGTGACCCGCCCGCTGGAGATTGCGATGAATCCGACCCAGAAAAAAACAACCATACGTTCATCTTCACTTTTTGGTCTGTCTGTAGTCAAAGTGACTTTTGAAGATGATGTGGATTATGCCTTTGCCCGTTTACAGATTAATAATCATTTAGGCGATGCCGATTTGCCCGATGGTGCCAAACCCAATGTTTCACCTCCGTACGGCCCGACAGGGGAGATTTTCAGATATACCTTAAGCAGCAACAAAAAATCGGTTCGTGAACTCAAAACACTGGAAGAATGGGTGGTTGAACGGGAAATACGTTCTGTACCCGGAGTAGCTGATGTCAATAGTTTTGGCGGAGAAACCAAGGCTTACCAGATTACTATAGATCCGGAAAAGGCAGTACAATATGGTGTATCAGCACTGCAGCTTTATGAAGCGGTATCCAAAAGTAATATTAATGTAGGCGGAGATGTCATTGAACAAAGCGGACAGGCTTATGTAGTCCGTGGTATTGGTTTGCTGAATAATATCAGTGAGATCAAAAATATCATCGTCGATAATGTTAAAGGTACCCCGATTTATGTAAAAAACATTGCTGAAGTTACTGAATCGAGACTTCCGGCTCTGGGACAGGTAGGCCGGGATGGCGATCCTGATGTAGTTGAAGGTATTGTGGTGATGCGTAAAGGAGAAAATACCAGTGACGTGATCCGTGACCTGAAGCTTAAGGTCAATGAATTAAACAGTACTATTTTACCTGATGGTGTGAAAATAGATACTTTTTATGACCGGGAAGATCTTGTTGATTTTGCTACCCATACCGTACTGCATAATATGGCAGAAGGTATCGTTTTTGTAACAGTGATCGTATTTCTGTTTATGGCCGACTGGCGGACTACTGTGATTGTCGCCGTGGTTATTCCGCTGGCTTTGCTATTTGCTTTTATCTGTCTGCGGTTAAAAGGAATGTCAGCTAATTTACTCTCGATGGGGGCGATTGACTTTGGGATTATCATAGACGGGGCAGTGGTCATGATGGAAGGAATTTTCGTCGTCCTGGATCATCGGGCCAAAAAAGAAGGCATGGATAAATTCAATAAGCTGAGTAAGCTGGGAATGATCAAAGAAGCCTGTCTGGTTAATGGTAAAGGGATATTTTTTGCCAAGCTGATTATTATTGTAGGTTTACTGCCTATTTTCAGTTTTGAAAAAGTAGAAGGCAAAATGTTTTCTCCACTGGCCTGGACACTTGGTTTTGCCTTATTGGGTGCGCTGATTTTAACTTTCACGCTGGTTCCGGTGATGGCGAGCGTATTGCTGAAAAAAAATGTGCGTGAAAAACATAACATTTTTGTGGAGTGGATCACCAGAAACTCCATGCGGCTTTTTAATATCTGTTTCAAAGGTCGTAAAATAGCTTTTCCTGTCGCGATGATTATACTGGCTGTAAGTCTGTTCTGTTTTAAGTTTTTAGGAACAGAGTTTTTACCGCAGCTTAATGAGGGATCTATTTATGTCAGAGCGACGGGCCCTTTGAGTACTTCGCTGGGAGAATCTGTGAAACTGGCCAATGATATGCGTAAAACTTTCAGGAGTTTTCCGGAAGTGAGGCAAGTTATTTCCCAGACCGGCCGGCCGGATGACGGAACTGATGCGACAGGTTTTTACAATATAGAGTTTCACGTAGACCTGTATCCGCAGGATCAGTGGAAGAAAAAAGAAAGTAAAGCCAGTCTGATTGAAAGGATGCAGCAAAAACTAGCCTTCTATCCGGGTATAGACCTCAATTTTTCTCAGCCTATCTCTGATAATGTGGAAGAAGCGGTATCCGGTGTCAAAGGATCTATCGTCATTAAACTATTTGGTGATAACTTTAAATTTATAGAAGAGAAAGAGGAAAAGATTTTCCAGATTATGAAGGGAGTGAAAGGGGTCGAGGATCTGGGGATTATGCGCAATCTCGGGCAGCCAGAATTGCAGATTAATCTGAATCAGGAAAAGATGGCCCTTTATGGAGTGACCACTGCAGATGCCAATGCGGTCATTGAAACCGCGATCGGAGGAAAGGCCGCTACCCAGATTTATGAAGGCGAGCGGAAATTTGATCTCAGAATCAGATATCCGGAGAATTTCAGAAATAATGCGGCTGCCATAGGCGATTTGCGTGTACCAACTTTATCAGGCAATAAAGTTCCGCTGCGGGAAATCGCTGAAATCAGAAAGTTGGTTGGTCCGAGTATGATTTACAGGGATAAACATAAAAGATACGGTGCAATTAAATTTTCTGTACGTGGCCGTGATATGGGTAGTACAATTAAAGAAGCACAGGATAAAGTCAATGCACAGGTTAAATTACCCAAGGGATATAGTATGGAATGGGCCGGTGATTTTGAAAATCAGCAGCGTGCAACTACCAGGTTAACACAAGTAGTACCGGTTAGTATATTACTTATTTTCTTTATCCTGTTTATTCTGTTCGGAACAATCAAAGATTCCTTACTCGTTTTAAATAATGTGCCATTTGCCATAGTAGGAGGGATATTTGCCTTAATGCTGACGGGTATCAACTTTAGTATTTCCTCAGGAATTGGTTTTATAGCCTTGTTTGGTATCTGTGTGCAGAATGGGGTGATACTGATTACCAAATTCAAGTCTAACATTAAAGAAATGCGTCATAATCATCCTGAATGGACATTTATTGATGCATTGAGAATCGGTGTGGAGTCTCGTATCCGTCCGGTGGTCATGACTGCGATGATGGCCGCTATAGGTTTATTACCCGCAGCGATGTCTACTGGTATAGGTTCTGAAACTTCCAGACCACTGGCTACTGTGGTAATCGGCGGATTAATCTCTGATACGCTGTTTAACCTGTTTATCTTCCCGATCGTATTTTACTGGGCTTACCGGAATAAGGTAAACAGACAAGATAAACCTTATACAATTGCAGCATCATAA
- a CDS encoding TolC family protein: MMNINSSYARDDGYANERDTLSVTLKEAEDLFIKNNLSLIASRYSIDQAKAQVITARLFENPQLGYETGLYNTGTKKFFDMSKENGQRAANISQLFQTAGKRNKNIQLAKINVQQAEYQFFDLLRTLKYTLRTDFYKIYYQEQSAKVYAKEISSLSKTLSGFQQQYAKENIALKEVLRIQSQLYTLQSELNELKDGIDDVQSEFKLLIRTDAKKYIVPRLEFNLDGKNVLQQVTYKNLLDSAYNNRYDLKVAHSAVDYSKLNLRLQKSMAMPDVTLSVTYDKQGSYIRHYTGLGISIPLPLFNRNQGNIRQAKIAIDADQLALTQQEEQIQSDLDNSYQSADRLERLYNSFDPAFKTDFNHLIEEVFKNYQKHNISLLEFLDFYDSYKTNTLQLNNLQLNRISSLEQLNYITGTQFFNQ; this comes from the coding sequence ATGATGAATATCAATTCATCCTATGCCAGAGATGACGGGTATGCTAATGAAAGGGACACACTGAGTGTAACCCTGAAAGAGGCCGAAGATCTCTTTATCAAAAACAACCTGAGTCTTATTGCCAGCCGTTACAGTATTGATCAGGCGAAAGCACAGGTCATTACCGCCAGGCTATTTGAGAATCCGCAACTCGGTTATGAAACCGGATTGTACAATACAGGAACTAAAAAGTTTTTTGACATGAGTAAAGAGAATGGACAGCGTGCTGCCAATATCTCCCAGCTTTTTCAAACAGCAGGTAAAAGGAATAAGAATATACAATTGGCTAAAATCAATGTTCAGCAGGCCGAATATCAGTTTTTTGATTTGCTGCGAACATTGAAGTATACCCTGCGAACAGACTTTTACAAGATCTATTATCAGGAGCAGTCCGCAAAAGTCTATGCCAAAGAAATCAGCTCCCTGTCTAAAACACTCAGTGGTTTTCAGCAGCAGTATGCCAAAGAAAATATTGCTTTAAAAGAAGTGCTGCGCATACAGTCTCAGCTATATACTCTGCAATCTGAGCTGAACGAGCTGAAAGACGGGATTGACGACGTACAGAGTGAGTTTAAATTATTAATAAGGACTGATGCGAAGAAATATATAGTACCCCGGCTGGAATTTAATCTGGATGGCAAAAATGTTTTACAGCAGGTAACTTATAAAAACCTGCTTGATTCTGCTTATAACAACCGTTATGATTTGAAAGTAGCCCATTCAGCTGTTGATTACAGTAAGCTGAATTTAAGACTGCAGAAGTCAATGGCTATGCCAGATGTCACACTGTCTGTCACTTACGATAAACAGGGAAGTTATATCAGGCATTATACCGGGTTGGGCATTAGTATCCCGCTGCCACTTTTTAACCGCAATCAGGGGAATATCAGACAGGCAAAAATTGCGATAGATGCTGATCAGCTTGCACTGACTCAGCAGGAAGAACAGATTCAGAGCGATCTGGATAACAGTTATCAGAGTGCAGACAGACTGGAAAGATTGTATAATAGTTTTGACCCTGCATTCAAGACGGATTTTAATCATTTAATAGAAGAAGTTTTTAAGAACTATCAAAAGCACAATATCAGCCTGCTTGAATTCCTCGATTTTTATGATTCCTATAAAACCAATACGCTTCAGCTCAATAATCTGCAGCTTAACAGGATCAGTTCACTCGAACAGTTAAACTATATCACCGGCACTCAATTTTTTAATCAATAA
- a CDS encoding chloride channel protein gives MYVRLVNYLDAVNQYRRTKISNRNFLVIAAMIVGVLAGLAAALLKTITHHIEDFLQDGFHWQYKYYLFLVFPFIGILLSVMYVRRFIRKGKFETGLTPILYTISKKSSRIEPHNIYSQIITAALTVGFGGSTGLEAPIVTSGGGIGSVVGRFLGLSYRETTMLLACGAAAGIAGAFNSPIAGIVFAIEILLPEFTIPAFIPLLLSSATAAVVARFFYNEQLFFLVTEGWKFNSLIWYVVLALLIGLFSMYFTKANYFIKGLFYKIKHPYQKVLAGGVVLGAMVFLFPTLYGEGYVTIKNLLGGNYSAVITNSIFSSYSNLPAVIILFTAITVFAKSAATLVTLGAGGNGGIFAPSLIMGGLIGFVLAFTINTLGIAHVNVSNFIVAGMAASLSAIMHAPLTGIFLIAEITGGYVLMVPLMITSAISYLINRSTNKYSIYTKPLAESGELMSHEDKDTTVLHMMKLKYLIEKDYLVLNEEETIAEKLPEILQSRRNIFPVVAEDNIFKGLIYVEDVLKKAINNPANADLTVHDLMQTAPAIVFTTDSLKIVLKKMEKENAWLLPVLDEQEMYIGFVSKTAVFNKYRALLSRQADYME, from the coding sequence ATGTACGTAAGACTAGTCAATTATCTTGATGCTGTAAATCAATACCGAAGGACAAAAATCTCCAATAGGAATTTCCTCGTGATCGCAGCCATGATAGTTGGGGTTTTAGCCGGCCTTGCCGCCGCACTGCTGAAAACGATTACCCATCATATTGAAGATTTCCTGCAGGATGGTTTTCACTGGCAGTATAAGTACTATCTGTTCCTGGTATTTCCTTTTATTGGTATTCTGCTTTCCGTTATGTACGTCAGGCGTTTTATCCGTAAAGGGAAGTTTGAAACCGGACTGACTCCTATACTTTATACCATATCCAAGAAGTCAAGCAGAATAGAACCGCATAATATCTATTCACAGATCATTACTGCGGCACTGACTGTAGGCTTTGGAGGCTCGACCGGACTGGAAGCCCCGATCGTGACCAGCGGAGGGGGTATTGGTTCTGTTGTAGGACGATTTTTAGGCCTCTCTTACCGCGAAACTACGATGCTGCTGGCCTGTGGTGCAGCCGCTGGTATTGCAGGCGCATTCAACAGCCCTATTGCAGGGATAGTTTTTGCAATAGAAATCCTGTTACCTGAATTTACTATTCCCGCATTTATTCCGCTTTTGCTTTCTTCGGCAACAGCTGCGGTAGTGGCCCGTTTCTTTTATAATGAACAATTGTTCTTTCTGGTTACAGAAGGATGGAAGTTCAATTCCCTGATCTGGTATGTTGTACTGGCATTGCTGATCGGTTTGTTTTCTATGTATTTTACCAAGGCCAATTATTTTATCAAGGGCCTGTTCTATAAAATCAAACATCCTTATCAAAAGGTTCTGGCTGGTGGTGTGGTATTGGGCGCGATGGTTTTTCTTTTTCCTACTTTATACGGAGAAGGTTATGTAACCATTAAAAATCTGCTGGGTGGTAATTACAGTGCTGTCATTACCAATAGTATATTTTCGTCCTACAGCAATTTACCGGCAGTGATTATTTTATTTACTGCGATAACTGTCTTTGCGAAATCGGCAGCTACGCTGGTTACACTCGGTGCGGGTGGTAACGGAGGTATTTTTGCACCCAGCTTAATTATGGGCGGGCTGATTGGTTTTGTCCTTGCTTTTACAATTAACACGCTGGGGATTGCCCATGTCAATGTCTCTAACTTTATCGTAGCCGGGATGGCTGCTTCACTGAGTGCAATTATGCATGCACCGCTGACCGGGATATTCCTGATTGCTGAAATAACAGGCGGATATGTGCTGATGGTACCTTTGATGATTACTTCTGCGATTTCTTATCTGATCAACAGAAGTACCAACAAATATTCAATCTATACCAAACCTCTGGCTGAAAGTGGTGAACTGATGTCTCATGAAGATAAAGACACGACTGTGCTGCATATGATGAAGCTGAAATACCTGATAGAGAAAGATTATCTGGTATTGAATGAAGAAGAAACTATAGCTGAAAAACTACCGGAGATCCTTCAGTCCAGGAGAAATATATTCCCTGTAGTGGCAGAAGATAATATTTTCAAAGGGCTGATTTATGTGGAGGATGTATTGAAAAAGGCAATCAATAATCCTGCAAATGCAGATTTAACTGTACATGATCTGATGCAGACTGCCCCGGCCATCGTATTTACTACTGATTCGCTGAAAATAGTACTGAAGAAAATGGAAAAAGAGAATGCCTGGCTATTACCTGTTTTAGATGAACAGGAAATGTACATAGGCTTTGTTTCCAAAACAGCAGTATTTAATAAATACCGTGCTCTGCTTAGCCGCCAGGCTGATTATATGGAGTAA
- a CDS encoding NAD(P)H-binding protein, protein MQSSKNTEKKILVLGGTGKTGSRVADRLSKLGYPVSIGSRTADIPFDWDDISTWKPALQNIRSVYITFQPDLAVPNAPGCIASFSRMAAENGIEKLVLLSGRGEEEARHCEQIVINSGIAWTIVRASWFFQNFSESYFLTDVLSGQVTLPVGDIPEPFIDADDIADVAVAALTQDGHSGEIYEITGPHLLTFKEVIQEIATAAGKNIVYKQVSAEEYTALLVSGQVPQEYIALLSYLFTEVMDGRNSYIVNDVERALGRKATDFSSYTRKTAASGIWN, encoded by the coding sequence ATGCAATCATCAAAAAACACAGAGAAAAAAATACTGGTTCTTGGCGGTACAGGAAAAACAGGCAGCAGAGTAGCAGACAGACTTTCCAAACTGGGCTATCCGGTAAGCATAGGTTCAAGAACTGCTGATATCCCATTTGACTGGGATGATATTTCTACCTGGAAACCTGCATTACAGAACATCAGATCAGTCTACATCACCTTTCAACCTGATTTGGCTGTGCCTAACGCCCCTGGCTGTATAGCATCCTTTTCCAGAATGGCTGCTGAAAACGGTATAGAGAAACTGGTTTTATTATCCGGCCGCGGAGAAGAAGAAGCCAGACACTGTGAGCAGATTGTAATCAACAGCGGCATCGCATGGACCATTGTCAGAGCCAGCTGGTTTTTCCAGAACTTCAGTGAAAGTTATTTTTTAACAGATGTCTTATCAGGCCAGGTTACCCTACCTGTGGGAGATATTCCAGAGCCCTTTATAGATGCGGATGATATTGCTGATGTAGCTGTTGCTGCTTTAACTCAGGATGGGCATTCGGGAGAAATATATGAAATTACTGGTCCCCACTTACTGACTTTTAAAGAGGTCATTCAGGAGATCGCCACAGCAGCAGGAAAAAACATAGTTTATAAGCAGGTATCCGCCGAAGAATATACTGCTTTACTGGTATCCGGTCAGGTACCGCAGGAATACATCGCACTGCTTTCTTATTTATTTACTGAGGTCATGGATGGCAGAAACAGTTATATCGTCAATGATGTAGAAAGGGCTCTGGGCAGAAAAGCCACAGATTTTAGCAGTTATACCCGTAAAACAGCAGCTTCTGGTATCTGGAACTAA